One genomic region from Candidatus Caldarchaeum subterraneum encodes:
- a CDS encoding alanyl-tRNA synthetase, with protein sequence MPYDEHEYRFEFFLQNGFVRSRCRVCGEFFWSLDPGRDVCGESPCVEYSFLEKKYCSKPLSVREARQSFIEFFAQRGHAPIKPYPIVARWRTDLYLTDASIVDFQPWVTNGIAPPPANPLVISQPCARLVDLDKIGLTFGRHLTVFEMGGHHAFNYPEKKIYWKSETAEYCHEFMTSVLGVPTGELVYKESWWAGGGNEGPCLEVIAGGLELATLVFMQFKTLDGERAETPIKTVDTGYGIERLAWFSQQTPSAFDAIYGELLAKVRELIPVNRPDEELLIKYAKYTGLVKPGADATVSELRRKVASMAGISVETVNEQIVPYEKVYQALDYSKAIAFIVAEGVVPSNVKTGYLTRLLIRRAYRLLRMVDAEEKLLDLVDLQIRYWEKDFPHLSEMREEVLDIVEHEVNKFRETIKRGTETVLRELRSTKAISVEKLIQYYDDKGLTPDIVAEVAAKQGVEVTVPENFYELVASRHLREKPVKTTMQKQIDVSSYPKTHKLYYEQPNSYSFRAKVLGVENGYVILDATLFYPEGGGAVGDTGTLVCRDKVCTVVDTQILEDVVVHRVEGPVPDVGEEVEGYVDAERRQAIVRHHTATHILLGAVRRVLGKHAWQAGARKEPEKGRLDFYHHKRLTLEQIREIEKLANRVVARRIPVRIKWMDRNEAEETYGFGLYQGGEVPLGVIRVVEIPGWDAEACGGIHCENTEDVGLIKIVSSERIQDGVERIEFVAGPANLHRYQGMETMLHEVAEKLQAPVEDIPKKVAELDENLRILRKTVKTLSEKLIVYRAAEIRSVGIAVDSLLLYISEEEYDDEEYLIKLAAEIVKVDKPAVALAYAGTPSAKVVAVANDKAVAAGVNVGEVLRKFLQLAGGGGGGSRTLGRGAAPREQLVYNLPELSNLLRNTRGPR encoded by the coding sequence TTGCCTTACGACGAGCACGAGTACAGGTTCGAGTTTTTTCTACAAAACGGGTTTGTGAGGAGCCGGTGCAGGGTTTGCGGCGAGTTTTTCTGGAGCCTTGACCCCGGTAGAGATGTATGCGGCGAATCACCCTGTGTCGAATACAGTTTTCTCGAGAAAAAATACTGCTCAAAGCCTCTGTCGGTCAGAGAGGCTAGACAGAGTTTCATAGAGTTTTTCGCTCAAAGAGGACATGCTCCGATAAAACCGTATCCTATTGTGGCGCGGTGGCGGACAGACCTTTACTTGACCGATGCATCTATCGTCGATTTTCAGCCGTGGGTAACCAACGGCATCGCACCTCCTCCCGCCAACCCCTTGGTTATAAGCCAGCCATGTGCAAGGCTTGTAGACCTCGACAAGATAGGGCTCACATTCGGCCGCCATCTCACGGTTTTCGAGATGGGTGGCCACCACGCCTTCAACTACCCCGAGAAAAAAATCTACTGGAAATCGGAGACAGCGGAGTATTGTCATGAGTTTATGACTAGTGTTCTCGGCGTTCCCACCGGTGAGCTGGTTTATAAGGAGTCGTGGTGGGCGGGAGGCGGCAACGAGGGCCCATGCCTCGAGGTGATAGCTGGCGGGCTTGAGCTGGCTACCCTTGTCTTCATGCAGTTCAAAACACTTGACGGAGAGAGAGCTGAGACGCCGATTAAAACCGTTGACACAGGATACGGCATAGAGAGGTTGGCGTGGTTCTCTCAGCAAACACCCAGTGCTTTTGACGCCATATACGGCGAGCTGCTCGCCAAGGTGCGGGAGCTCATACCCGTTAACAGGCCTGATGAAGAGCTGCTCATCAAATACGCAAAGTATACAGGTCTCGTAAAACCCGGGGCCGATGCAACGGTCAGCGAGTTGAGGAGAAAAGTTGCGTCAATGGCCGGGATAAGCGTCGAAACAGTCAACGAGCAGATTGTTCCCTATGAAAAAGTTTACCAAGCTCTCGACTACAGCAAAGCGATTGCTTTCATAGTTGCTGAGGGGGTTGTGCCCAGCAACGTCAAAACAGGATACCTCACACGGCTTCTCATACGCAGGGCTTACAGGCTGCTGAGGATGGTTGACGCCGAGGAGAAGCTGCTCGACCTCGTCGACCTGCAGATAAGATACTGGGAGAAAGATTTTCCTCACCTGTCAGAGATGAGGGAAGAGGTTCTCGACATTGTGGAGCATGAAGTTAACAAGTTTAGGGAGACAATCAAACGCGGCACCGAAACTGTTCTAAGGGAGCTGAGAAGCACTAAAGCAATCTCGGTTGAGAAACTCATACAGTACTATGACGACAAGGGGCTGACGCCCGACATCGTGGCGGAGGTCGCCGCGAAGCAGGGTGTTGAAGTCACTGTTCCCGAAAACTTCTACGAGCTTGTGGCTTCACGCCATCTACGCGAAAAACCTGTCAAAACCACTATGCAAAAGCAAATAGATGTCTCATCATATCCCAAGACACATAAGCTCTACTACGAGCAGCCCAACAGCTACAGCTTCCGAGCGAAGGTGCTGGGGGTGGAAAACGGCTACGTCATACTTGATGCGACGCTGTTTTATCCCGAGGGCGGTGGAGCGGTCGGGGACACGGGTACGCTGGTTTGCCGCGACAAGGTATGCACGGTGGTTGATACACAGATTTTAGAGGATGTTGTTGTCCACAGGGTTGAGGGCCCTGTTCCCGATGTGGGTGAAGAAGTGGAGGGATATGTTGACGCAGAGAGGAGACAGGCAATCGTCAGACATCACACCGCTACACACATTCTACTGGGAGCTGTCAGACGCGTCTTAGGCAAACATGCTTGGCAAGCCGGAGCGAGGAAAGAGCCTGAAAAAGGTAGGCTGGATTTTTATCATCACAAGAGGCTGACGCTCGAGCAGATACGTGAAATCGAGAAATTGGCAAACAGGGTTGTGGCACGGCGCATACCTGTTAGGATAAAGTGGATGGATAGAAACGAGGCAGAGGAAACATACGGGTTCGGCCTCTACCAGGGCGGTGAGGTCCCCCTCGGTGTTATAAGGGTTGTGGAGATACCGGGATGGGATGCCGAGGCATGCGGAGGAATACACTGCGAAAACACAGAAGACGTGGGGTTGATTAAGATTGTTTCGAGCGAGAGGATACAGGATGGTGTGGAGAGAATCGAGTTCGTGGCGGGGCCAGCCAACCTACACCGCTACCAAGGCATGGAGACCATGCTGCATGAGGTTGCGGAAAAACTTCAGGCACCGGTCGAAGACATCCCGAAGAAAGTAGCCGAACTAGACGAAAACCTCCGCATCCTCAGAAAAACAGTAAAAACGCTATCGGAGAAACTAATTGTCTACAGGGCCGCGGAGATAAGGAGCGTCGGAATAGCAGTCGACAGCCTTCTTCTCTACATCTCTGAAGAAGAATATGACGATGAGGAATACTTGATTAAACTTGCGGCCGAGATTGTGAAGGTGGACAAACCTGCAGTGGCCTTAGCATATGCGGGAACACCTTCAGCAAAAGTAGTGGCAGTCGCCAACGATAAGGCTGTTGCGGCCGGCGTAAACGTGGGAGAAGTTTTGAGAAAGTTTCTGCAGCTGGCGGGAGGCGGGGGCGGAGGCAGCAGAACCCTCGGCAGAGGCGCCGCACCAAGGGAGCAGCTGGTCTACAACTTGCCCGAGCTAAGCAACCTACTCAGAAACACCCGCGGCCCGCGCTAA
- a CDS encoding ABC-2 type transport system ATP-binding protein — MASLVEAVEIWKRFGRVEAVRGVSLRLEAGQVHGLLGPNGSGKTTSLKCIVGLLKPDKGIVTVFGEKPSANNGYRMKLGYVPENPSLPDYLTVQEFLIFSARLKGLVGDSVRSRVSELMESYELHQVSDRLVYELSKGIRQRLAIAASLVSSPTVLILDEPFNGLDPEAQKVTRLYINEIIEDGGGVLISTHLLDSAEKLCNYVTIIVDGRVLCSSSLSELKAKNGDSSLEEIFLSLVRVKKSAD; from the coding sequence ATGGCTTCGCTAGTTGAAGCTGTTGAAATCTGGAAAAGGTTCGGCAGAGTAGAGGCTGTTAGAGGAGTTTCTCTGAGGCTCGAGGCCGGGCAGGTTCATGGACTATTGGGCCCAAATGGCTCAGGAAAAACAACGTCCCTCAAATGCATAGTCGGGCTTCTGAAACCTGATAAAGGAATCGTAACTGTTTTCGGCGAAAAACCATCAGCCAACAACGGTTATAGGATGAAGCTGGGCTATGTACCCGAAAACCCATCCCTTCCAGACTACTTGACTGTTCAAGAGTTTCTGATTTTCTCAGCCCGCTTAAAAGGGCTTGTCGGAGACAGCGTGCGGAGCAGGGTTTCCGAACTGATGGAGTCTTATGAGCTGCACCAGGTTTCTGACAGACTAGTCTACGAGCTTTCGAAGGGTATCCGACAGAGACTGGCAATAGCGGCTTCTCTTGTAAGCTCTCCCACCGTTTTAATTCTTGATGAACCCTTCAACGGCCTTGACCCAGAAGCTCAGAAAGTTACTAGACTCTACATAAACGAGATTATAGAGGATGGTGGAGGAGTCCTCATATCCACCCACCTGCTTGATTCGGCTGAGAAACTCTGCAACTATGTAACGATAATTGTCGATGGAAGAGTGTTGTGTTCCTCGAGCCTTTCGGAGCTCAAGGCGAAAAACGGTGACTCTTCGCTTGAAGAAATCTTCCTCTCCCTTGTACGGGTGAAAAAATCTGCTGATTGA
- a CDS encoding large subunit ribosomal protein L12, with translation MEYVYAALLLHKAGKKIDEEGLKRVVEAAGITPDMSKIKSLSAALAEINIDEVLKQATAAPVAVAAAPASAAAASKPAEAPAEKPKEEKQQEEALSGLSALFG, from the coding sequence ATGGAGTACGTGTACGCGGCGCTGTTGCTCCACAAGGCTGGCAAGAAAATCGACGAAGAAGGCCTAAAGAGAGTCGTTGAAGCAGCGGGAATAACGCCTGACATGTCAAAGATAAAGTCACTTTCCGCGGCCCTCGCGGAGATAAACATCGACGAGGTACTGAAACAGGCTACCGCAGCGCCTGTAGCCGTCGCTGCGGCTCCAGCCTCCGCCGCCGCAGCTTCGAAGCCGGCAGAGGCTCCCGCCGAGAAACCGAAAGAGGAGAAGCAGCAGGAAGAAGCTCTATCAGGTCTGAGCGCCCTCTTCGGATAA
- a CDS encoding elongation factor EF-1 beta subunit, with the protein MWKVGLPYMGKVLMVVRILPKDSDTDLDELARAVESKLPKDVRVSDKRVEDIGFGLKALLMGFLMPEVDGVGEALEQYLSTVELVGEYDVQSVTRI; encoded by the coding sequence TTGTGGAAAGTCGGGTTACCCTACATGGGTAAAGTGTTGATGGTTGTCAGGATTTTGCCAAAGGATTCTGACACGGATTTGGATGAGCTGGCGAGGGCTGTCGAGTCAAAACTGCCGAAGGATGTGCGTGTCAGTGACAAGAGGGTTGAGGACATAGGGTTTGGGTTGAAGGCTCTCTTGATGGGTTTTCTGATGCCCGAGGTAGACGGTGTAGGCGAAGCGCTTGAACAATATCTCTCAACGGTGGAGCTTGTGGGCGAATATGATGTGCAGTCCGTGACACGCATCTAA
- a CDS encoding molybdopterin-guanine dinucleotide biosynthesis protein B — translation MKHLAIMGFKKTGKTFLATKIIEDLVGDGYRVAAVKHVHHEFTIDTEGKDTWRMARSGASIVTSISPNEMAIIFPKQTHETNRDELLGKIFQEEGIDVVVYEGFAKLYGGSPHVYKILTVRKSEDIGLIEEISPPVVAVFRLENTSLPEIGVPVYGPELSQDFFNHVRRSLGLVK, via the coding sequence GTGAAACATCTGGCCATCATGGGGTTCAAAAAAACCGGCAAAACTTTTCTCGCGACCAAGATCATCGAGGACTTGGTTGGAGACGGGTACCGTGTCGCGGCAGTGAAACATGTTCATCACGAGTTTACAATCGATACAGAGGGCAAGGATACTTGGCGCATGGCCCGAAGCGGGGCAAGCATAGTTACCAGCATATCGCCTAATGAAATGGCCATCATTTTCCCCAAGCAGACACACGAAACAAACCGCGATGAATTGCTCGGAAAAATTTTCCAAGAAGAGGGGATAGACGTGGTTGTTTACGAAGGGTTTGCCAAGCTTTATGGCGGGTCACCACATGTTTACAAAATATTAACCGTCAGGAAAAGCGAGGACATAGGGTTGATTGAGGAGATTTCTCCGCCTGTTGTAGCAGTTTTTCGCTTGGAAAACACGTCGCTGCCTGAGATTGGGGTTCCTGTATATGGACCTGAGCTTTCTCAGGATTTTTTCAACCATGTGAGGAGGTCTCTGGGTCTCGTGAAGTGA
- a CDS encoding ribose 5-phosphate isomerase A, producing the protein MFSVEAKKRAAKEAVKFVDDGFVVGVGSGTTVSLILSELAAAGKKIVIIPASWQSYYEAIELGLMVSSLDQHPCPDVYLDSFDQVTRDGAMIKGGGGAMLREKVLASASRNRVFVGDHGKLVEKLRRPVPLEIIPFAYKFVENRLREKGVKLVMRTSQAKNGPTVSDNGNIIGDADFGEIDEPAQVEKFLKEIPGVVESGIFMGLVDTLIIAHDYGKVERLTFR; encoded by the coding sequence GTGTTCTCGGTGGAGGCGAAGAAAAGAGCGGCTAAAGAGGCGGTGAAGTTTGTGGATGACGGCTTCGTGGTAGGGGTGGGCAGCGGCACAACTGTTTCACTGATTTTATCCGAGCTGGCCGCAGCCGGGAAAAAAATAGTGATAATTCCAGCTTCTTGGCAGAGCTACTACGAGGCGATTGAGCTGGGGCTCATGGTGTCGAGCTTGGACCAGCATCCTTGTCCAGATGTTTATCTCGACAGCTTCGACCAGGTGACCCGGGATGGCGCGATGATCAAGGGCGGCGGCGGCGCTATGCTGAGGGAGAAGGTTCTCGCTTCGGCGTCGAGAAACAGGGTGTTTGTGGGCGACCATGGTAAGCTTGTCGAGAAGCTACGCAGGCCCGTGCCTCTGGAAATCATCCCCTTCGCATACAAGTTTGTTGAAAACAGGCTCAGAGAAAAAGGAGTCAAACTGGTGATGAGAACCTCACAGGCAAAAAACGGCCCCACAGTATCAGACAACGGCAACATAATCGGTGACGCAGACTTTGGCGAAATAGATGAACCAGCTCAAGTTGAAAAATTTCTCAAAGAAATTCCAGGCGTCGTCGAATCCGGGATTTTCATGGGACTCGTCGACACTTTGATTATAGCACATGATTATGGAAAGGTTGAGCGATTGACCTTCCGCTAA
- a CDS encoding hypothetical protein (transcriptional regulator, TrmB), whose translation MEKLQKVFGFNKYQAKAYLAVLQGYSKPADVARKSKIPITRVYDVLSSLCENGFLTRTSDGYRVTEPASAFTFWLERERARIESLMMEKKRMVEQIIPTVSRLRERGAVENEAAILRGLQPVVVKLREMVDSGTRFVFAVKKAVKLKEEFKKVVAAFPEKKFLFILHPSVQMGKDDYEFFESIGARVFFSEGVLLDVLVTDGGEAVIGLPLDDEPVVVWVRDRGFASSLMRSLEALASS comes from the coding sequence GTGGAGAAGCTGCAGAAGGTTTTCGGTTTTAACAAGTATCAGGCGAAGGCCTATTTGGCCGTGTTACAGGGATACAGTAAGCCCGCGGATGTGGCGCGCAAATCAAAGATACCTATTACACGTGTGTATGATGTTTTGTCTAGTTTATGTGAAAACGGGTTTCTCACAAGAACCAGCGACGGATACCGTGTCACCGAGCCCGCCTCTGCCTTCACTTTTTGGCTTGAACGGGAGAGGGCGAGAATTGAGTCTCTGATGATGGAGAAGAAGAGAATGGTGGAGCAAATTATTCCAACCGTCTCGAGGCTAAGGGAGCGGGGGGCTGTTGAGAACGAGGCGGCTATTCTACGGGGTCTTCAACCAGTTGTGGTTAAGTTGAGGGAAATGGTGGATTCGGGGACGAGGTTTGTTTTCGCGGTCAAAAAAGCGGTGAAGCTGAAGGAGGAGTTTAAAAAAGTGGTGGCAGCTTTTCCCGAGAAAAAATTTCTCTTCATATTGCATCCCTCGGTGCAGATGGGTAAAGATGATTATGAGTTTTTTGAGAGTATTGGCGCGCGGGTCTTCTTCAGTGAAGGGGTGTTGCTGGATGTTTTGGTGACCGATGGAGGTGAGGCTGTTATAGGGCTGCCTCTGGACGATGAGCCCGTGGTCGTCTGGGTGCGGGACAGGGGTTTTGCCTCTTCTCTTATGAGGTCTCTGGAGGCCCTTGCCTCGAGCTAG
- a CDS encoding ubiquinone/menaquinone biosynthesis methyltransferase, with translation MQRREYGLGPDWRTVMRSLEKLAPMYDRLNKTISFNTDIRLRAECLNGNVGVLDRVLDAGSGPGVFTETLLRTQNWRGEVVMLDPLPSMHMLARKKVPQNISHQVVAVFEQMPFRDGVFDTVLMGFSLRDAANMAKALTETRKILRKGGRLLVVDLGKPANILKKIAIGVYWALLAPLLAALKLGKTGLEAAAIYLTYRRLPTNKELKYLLKTFFETVEVGEKMLGGVVVIRAC, from the coding sequence ATGCAGAGAAGGGAGTATGGCCTCGGCCCGGATTGGAGGACCGTGATGAGGTCTCTGGAGAAGCTGGCGCCCATGTATGACAGGTTGAACAAAACAATCTCTTTCAACACGGATATTAGGCTCAGGGCTGAATGTCTGAACGGCAACGTTGGTGTGTTGGACAGGGTGCTTGACGCGGGCTCGGGGCCAGGTGTCTTCACCGAGACACTGCTTAGGACACAGAACTGGAGGGGCGAAGTGGTCATGCTCGACCCCCTACCCAGCATGCATATGCTGGCCCGGAAAAAAGTGCCGCAAAACATCTCGCATCAGGTCGTGGCTGTTTTTGAGCAGATGCCTTTCCGAGACGGGGTCTTCGATACTGTGTTGATGGGCTTCTCCCTAAGAGACGCGGCAAACATGGCCAAAGCCCTTACGGAGACCCGGAAAATATTGAGAAAAGGCGGCCGCCTCCTCGTCGTCGACCTCGGCAAACCAGCGAACATCTTGAAAAAAATCGCGATAGGCGTCTACTGGGCATTGCTGGCGCCTCTCCTAGCAGCCCTCAAACTGGGTAAAACAGGGCTTGAGGCAGCCGCAATCTACCTAACATACAGACGGCTGCCGACGAACAAGGAGCTCAAATACCTGTTGAAGACATTTTTTGAGACGGTTGAGGTCGGGGAGAAGATGCTGGGCGGAGTCGTGGTTATTAGGGCCTGCTGA
- a CDS encoding 4-hydroxybenzoate octaprenyltransferase: MRVKMSKYFIQKMIGFATLPKSYFSLFTSTFMASVTIMIITGEGLLDLWVFWLYFFLSTAFLNSFNNLMDIKSDYITKNNFPLPSGLISPREASLFSAATLIAAVATLIPILEVNASAAGILLIDLLIGYFYSAPKIRLKRYPVLKATMLIIHTAILPLIVGLTLANKSIADYLAIVFPVYLMGLAVHTLQDIGDVVGDVLMGDKTFPSMLGMKNSVLLTVLLFMLAAIFTWLVFDASYRILIMFLFFSQIVLSMLLFIRVNLWKIVYWSTALIAFLIMVLLLVK; encoded by the coding sequence ATGAGGGTAAAAATGAGTAAGTATTTTATTCAAAAGATGATTGGATTCGCTACTCTTCCAAAATCATACTTCTCACTGTTTACATCCACATTTATGGCTAGTGTAACAATCATGATTATAACTGGAGAAGGACTACTTGATTTATGGGTTTTTTGGCTTTATTTCTTTTTATCCACCGCTTTTCTAAACAGCTTCAACAACCTGATGGATATTAAATCAGATTACATCACCAAAAATAATTTCCCTCTTCCTTCTGGATTAATTTCCCCAAGGGAAGCTTCACTCTTTTCAGCCGCAACTCTGATAGCGGCAGTAGCAACACTGATCCCAATTCTGGAGGTAAACGCCTCCGCCGCAGGCATCCTTCTAATTGATTTACTGATTGGATATTTTTACTCGGCGCCAAAAATTAGGTTAAAGCGATATCCAGTGTTAAAGGCCACGATGCTGATAATTCACACCGCCATTCTACCACTCATAGTCGGATTGACCTTAGCGAATAAAAGCATTGCCGATTATCTAGCTATTGTTTTTCCCGTTTATCTCATGGGTTTAGCTGTACACACGTTGCAGGACATAGGAGATGTTGTCGGGGATGTGCTTATGGGAGATAAGACATTTCCATCAATGCTGGGTATGAAGAACTCGGTCCTTCTAACTGTGCTTCTATTCATGCTGGCCGCCATCTTTACATGGCTGGTTTTCGATGCGAGCTACAGGATTTTAATCATGTTTCTCTTCTTTTCACAGATTGTTCTTTCTATGTTGTTGTTTATTCGAGTAAATCTGTGGAAGATTGTTTATTGGAGCACTGCTCTCATCGCGTTTTTAATTATGGTTTTGCTCCTAGTCAAATGA